A single region of the Gossypium arboreum isolate Shixiya-1 chromosome 12, ASM2569848v2, whole genome shotgun sequence genome encodes:
- the LOC108478722 gene encoding uncharacterized protein LOC108478722, with the protein MFLPAFWTCFVTTEKQNKPARPKESLSYMKFLKFQAMESAASNCDEEQKWEAEEEEEEALSLCDLPVNLIKEENQIQPRNEEDVESQAIKTEEDFNFGSWDGCLSTKPEMCAADEVFFKGQILPLCVSISSDSSLTWCHRQDSQNKPRSESMDHGSLSRFTSVTSSSRSSSTGSSHYSTNSSNSTTVTAATSFNSVTSYKSNPNKSINNFNTHPSPKPQIRLSKTRPMNISSSRNQTSSSVWDFFRLGLVRAPELEFHELKIRTNNNNNPSRNSVSRNSSCNSSNSQLDSIKGFLRKGLFSGCKCSVNVVETVPLNKIAVIKSMMIKKKSEKEKAMFQAAMEEKTKLLQEVKIKKKMKEKRVLSRHRTYEWLKELSHASFVDEA; encoded by the exons ATGTTTCTTCCTGCCTTTTGGACATGTTTTGTCACAACAGAAAAGCAAAACAAACCAG CAAGACCTAAAGAGAGTTTAAGTTACATGAAGTTTTTGAAGTTTCAAGCCATGGAGAGTGCTGCAAGTAACTGTGATGAAGAACAAAAATGGGAAGctgaggaggaagaagaagaagcattGTCATTGTGTGATTTGCCAGTCAATTTGATTAAAGAAGAGAACCAAATCCAGCCAAGGAATGAAGAAGATGTTGAATCCCAAGCCATTAAAACCGAGGAAGATTTCAACTTTGGCTCATGGGATGGCTGTTTGTCAACAAAACCTGAAATGTGTGCAGCTGACGAAGTGTTCTTTAAAGGCCAAATTCTGCCCTTATGTGTCTCAATTAGTTCAGACAGTAGCCTAACATGGTGCCACCGTCAAGATAGCCAGAACAAGCCAAGGTCTGAGTCCATGGACCATGGTTCCTTAAGTAGGTTCACAAGTGTCACTAGTAGTAGCAGAAGCAGTAGCACTGGAAGTAGCCATTACTCAACAAATAGCAGTAACTCCACCACAGTTACAGCAGCAACAAGTTTCAATTCAGTTACCAGTTACAAATCAAATCCAAACAAATCCATAAACAACTTCAACACACATCCAAGTCCAAAACCCCAGATAAGGTTGTCCAAAACTCGACCAATGAATATCAGCAGCAGTCGAAACCAGACATCATCATCGGTGTGGGATTTTTTCAGGTTAGGCTTGGTTCGAGCACCAGAACTTGAATTCCACGAGTTGAAAATTCGgaccaacaacaacaataatCCGAGTCGAAATTCTGTCAGCCGGAACAGCAGTTGTAATAGCAGTAACAGTCAGCTAGATTCGATCAAAGGGTTCTTAAGAAAAGGGTTGTTTAGTGGATGTAAATGCTCAGTTAATGTAGTTGAAACAGTTCCATTGAACAAAATAGCAGTCATCAAAAGTATGATGATAAAGAAGAAGAGTGAGAAAGAGAAAGCAATGTTTCAAGCCGCCATGGAAGAAAAAACGAAGCTACTGCAAGAAGTGAAGATaaagaagaaaatgaaagaaaagcgAGTTTTGTCACGTCATCGAACGTATGAATGGTTAAAGGAGCTTTCACATGCAAGCTTTGTTGATGAGGCTTGA